The Fibrobacter sp. genome contains a region encoding:
- the recN gene encoding DNA repair protein RecN — MLKQLSIDSFALISHAEVPFHEGFTAITGETGAGKSVLLKALRMVCGDKAQASMVRTGEEKAVIEGIFDISNEPKVKQILDEMGIDSDDELVIRREILENGKGRTRVGGSVVNLADLQNLGEHLIQMHGQSEQILLRDTRTHAQMLDDYAGNGSLLAEYTASWNAWNSILDKIEGTKNKATELAAQKDFLKFQYDELSKAALREGEEEELEEKVNIASKGETERHCINDIQGLLGGDNGLLDQVQILQAKMRTLASRIPHYEDTLNTLTEVADPFESICKDLLRLSPAKSLSPAEIDRANARIAAIQKLKRKYRTDVAGLIALTEQRRQELESLENLDADIEELSRQMEKHKAAMDQAAKRLTEKRTEAALRFDGAVQGILRTLGMPKAVFKTSIAPQDFTPNGVDKIEFTLAPNPGEGAKSLQKAVSGGELSRVLLAIKSVMAELDKVPLLIFDEVDSGISGEIGNSIGEALKNLGKHHQVLTITHLHQVASRAKNQLSVSKQVVEGRTYTSVTDLDNSGRIEELVRMLGDNSETVREHAKQLLEKNQ; from the coding sequence ATGTTAAAGCAGCTTTCCATAGATTCGTTTGCGCTAATCTCGCACGCAGAAGTCCCCTTCCACGAGGGTTTTACCGCCATTACCGGCGAAACCGGTGCCGGCAAGTCCGTTCTCTTGAAGGCGCTCCGCATGGTATGCGGTGACAAGGCGCAGGCTTCGATGGTCCGTACCGGCGAAGAAAAGGCGGTCATCGAGGGCATATTCGACATAAGCAACGAGCCGAAGGTCAAGCAGATTCTCGATGAAATGGGCATCGACAGCGATGACGAGCTCGTGATTCGCCGCGAAATCCTCGAAAACGGCAAGGGACGCACCCGCGTGGGCGGAAGCGTCGTGAACCTCGCCGACTTGCAAAACCTGGGCGAGCACCTGATACAGATGCACGGCCAGAGCGAACAGATCCTGCTCCGCGACACGCGCACGCACGCCCAGATGCTCGACGACTATGCGGGCAACGGCAGCCTCCTTGCGGAATATACCGCATCCTGGAACGCCTGGAACAGCATTCTCGACAAGATCGAGGGAACCAAGAACAAGGCCACCGAACTTGCCGCCCAGAAGGACTTTCTCAAGTTCCAGTACGACGAACTTTCGAAAGCCGCCCTCCGCGAAGGCGAAGAAGAAGAACTCGAAGAGAAGGTCAACATAGCGAGCAAGGGTGAAACGGAACGCCACTGCATCAACGATATTCAAGGACTGCTCGGTGGCGACAACGGGCTCCTGGATCAGGTACAGATTCTGCAGGCGAAGATGCGCACGCTCGCCTCGCGCATCCCGCACTACGAAGACACGCTGAACACGCTTACCGAAGTCGCCGACCCGTTCGAAAGCATCTGCAAGGATTTGCTGCGGCTTTCGCCCGCGAAGTCGCTCTCGCCCGCCGAGATCGACCGCGCCAACGCGCGCATCGCTGCCATCCAGAAACTCAAGCGCAAGTACCGCACCGATGTCGCGGGCCTTATCGCGCTTACGGAGCAGCGCAGGCAGGAACTCGAGAGCCTCGAGAATCTCGACGCCGACATCGAGGAACTTTCCCGCCAGATGGAAAAGCACAAGGCCGCGATGGACCAGGCCGCAAAGCGCCTTACCGAAAAGCGCACCGAAGCCGCCCTCCGATTCGACGGCGCCGTACAGGGGATACTCCGTACCCTCGGGATGCCGAAGGCCGTTTTCAAGACGAGCATCGCGCCGCAGGATTTCACGCCGAACGGTGTCGACAAGATTGAATTCACGCTCGCGCCGAACCCCGGTGAAGGCGCGAAGAGCCTGCAGAAGGCGGTATCCGGCGGTGAACTTTCCCGCGTGCTCCTTGCCATCAAGAGCGTCATGGCGGAACTCGACAAGGTACCGCTCCTCATTTTCGATGAAGTCGATTCCGGCATCAGCGGCGAAATCGGCAACAGCATCGGCGAAGCGCTCAAGAATCTGGGCAAGCACCACCAGGTGCTCACGATTACCCACCTGCACCAGGTCGCAAGCCGCGCAAAGAACCAGCTGTCGGTAAGCAAGCAGGTTGTGGAAGGACGTACCTACACGTCTGTCACCGACCTCGACAACAGCGGACGTATCGAAGAACTGGTCCGTATGCTGGGAGACAATTCTGAAACCGTGCGTGAGCACGCCAAGCAACTTTTGGAGAAGAACCAATGA
- a CDS encoding tRNA (guanine-N7)-methyltransferase, giving the protein MTEEKSEILNDNEEKDPKEVVIPEFYRDLKADPEQKGLWHYVFRTNGDRKPIKTEDGKPHTLDFNWKDMFPNENGHIEVEIGSGKGNFMTDYAEKHPDYFIMGSEWDYTWAAFAVERMTKRGVIDQGNAAMLRGDVFYFLRDCVKSNTVDAFHMYFPDPWPKERHHKNRLLRPDFLTEVARCLKPGKRIFYWGTDHKEYNEIALETFDAFPTCKVLVRNTAEPTEGITTGFERKYRKEGRPIYRSVIEFEK; this is encoded by the coding sequence ATGACAGAAGAAAAAAGCGAAATTTTGAACGATAACGAAGAGAAGGACCCGAAAGAGGTCGTCATTCCGGAATTCTACCGCGACCTGAAGGCCGACCCCGAACAGAAGGGCCTCTGGCACTACGTGTTCCGCACGAACGGCGACCGCAAGCCCATCAAGACTGAAGACGGCAAGCCGCACACGCTCGACTTCAACTGGAAAGACATGTTCCCTAACGAGAACGGGCACATCGAAGTGGAAATCGGCAGCGGCAAGGGCAACTTCATGACGGACTACGCCGAGAAGCACCCCGACTACTTCATCATGGGTAGCGAATGGGATTACACCTGGGCCGCATTTGCGGTCGAGCGCATGACCAAGCGCGGCGTAATCGACCAGGGCAACGCCGCCATGCTCCGCGGTGACGTTTTCTACTTCTTGCGCGACTGCGTCAAGAGCAACACCGTCGACGCTTTCCACATGTACTTCCCCGACCCGTGGCCCAAGGAACGCCACCACAAGAACCGCCTGCTGCGCCCCGACTTTTTGACCGAAGTGGCCCGCTGCCTCAAGCCCGGCAAGCGCATATTCTACTGGGGAACCGACCACAAGGAATACAACGAGATTGCGCTCGAGACCTTCGACGCATTCCCCACCTGCAAGGTTCTTGTCCGCAATACGGCTGAGCCCACCGAGGGCATCACCACCGGTTTCGAACGCAAGTACCGGAAGGAAGGCCGCCCGATTTACAGGAGCGTGATTGAATTCGAAAAGTAA
- a CDS encoding MBL fold metallo-hydrolase, with translation MTTESKYIHNALKQVHLKAACSGVQGFSISGLATYMQFPELNFCVDMGECPLSATPLDHVFLTHAHGDHARCLMRHHSLRKMMGVERDSIYYIPEAICDGARHWIKAEALFEGVSEAKFQYPEIVPVRAGERIALQYRKDLVLEPFSVKHSVPALGATVLLHKKKLKDEFLGKSADEIIKLRQAGVEITREVYEPLLSFTGDCLGESLLENKSIFQSKVLVTECTFIAPEDEAMSRKKGHTHLDHIVRALNELGDEVKCEQIILSHFSMKYSEKYIQESLKKAIPEKFKEKVVAFV, from the coding sequence GTGACGACAGAAAGCAAGTACATACACAATGCGCTCAAGCAGGTTCACCTCAAGGCGGCCTGTTCCGGCGTGCAAGGATTTTCTATTTCGGGGCTTGCGACCTACATGCAGTTCCCCGAGTTGAACTTCTGCGTCGATATGGGCGAATGTCCGCTCTCGGCAACACCCCTCGACCACGTGTTCCTCACGCATGCGCACGGCGACCACGCCCGCTGCCTCATGCGTCACCACAGCCTGCGCAAGATGATGGGAGTGGAACGCGACAGCATCTACTACATACCCGAAGCCATCTGCGACGGTGCAAGGCACTGGATAAAAGCCGAAGCGCTTTTCGAGGGCGTGAGCGAAGCCAAGTTCCAGTACCCCGAAATCGTACCCGTAAGGGCGGGTGAACGGATTGCGCTCCAGTACCGCAAGGATCTCGTTCTCGAACCGTTCAGCGTGAAGCATTCGGTTCCCGCGCTGGGCGCCACCGTCCTTCTGCACAAGAAGAAACTGAAAGACGAATTCCTCGGCAAGAGCGCCGACGAAATCATAAAGCTCCGGCAGGCCGGCGTGGAAATCACGCGTGAAGTTTACGAACCGCTGCTGAGTTTTACGGGAGACTGCCTCGGCGAAAGCCTGCTCGAGAACAAGAGCATTTTCCAGTCGAAGGTGCTCGTCACCGAATGCACGTTCATCGCCCCCGAAGACGAGGCCATGAGCCGCAAGAAGGGCCACACGCACCTCGACCACATTGTGCGCGCCCTGAACGAACTTGGGGACGAAGTCAAGTGCGAACAGATTATCCTGAGCCATTTCTCGATGAAGTATTCCGAGAAGTACATCCAGGAATCCCTCAAGAAGGCCATCCCCGAAAAATTCAAAGAGAAGGTAGTGGCGTTTGTGTAA
- a CDS encoding exodeoxyribonuclease III, whose translation MNIYSWNVNGIRSALKKGFGDWFKSTAPDILCLQEVRAEEEQADDLQVPDGYYTFWNSCKRKKGYSGVAVFSQIEPDAVNYGFDIEEFDEEGRVLQLVFPDWVLNSIYFPNGGSGDDRLDYKLRFYDAFLENSMRWVKDGKHVLTVGDYNTCHKAIDIARPEENENVSGFLPIERAWMDKYVDSGFVDTFRTLHPDTREAYSWWSNRGGARARNVGWRLDYAFVDQTLMQNVVSSEIHPNVMGSDHCPISIELEPPFAPLPIKPADAD comes from the coding sequence ATGAATATTTACAGTTGGAACGTGAACGGAATCCGTTCTGCATTAAAGAAAGGATTTGGGGACTGGTTCAAGTCGACCGCTCCCGATATCCTTTGCTTGCAGGAAGTACGCGCCGAAGAAGAACAGGCCGATGACCTGCAGGTGCCGGACGGTTATTACACGTTCTGGAATTCGTGCAAGCGCAAGAAGGGCTACAGCGGTGTGGCCGTGTTTTCGCAGATAGAACCGGATGCCGTCAACTATGGTTTTGACATCGAGGAATTCGACGAGGAGGGCCGCGTGCTCCAGCTCGTGTTCCCCGACTGGGTCCTGAATTCAATCTATTTCCCGAACGGCGGCTCCGGCGACGACCGCCTGGACTACAAGCTGCGCTTCTACGATGCGTTCCTTGAGAATTCGATGCGCTGGGTCAAAGACGGCAAGCACGTGCTGACCGTGGGCGACTACAATACCTGCCACAAGGCGATTGACATCGCCCGTCCCGAAGAAAACGAGAACGTGAGCGGTTTCTTGCCGATTGAACGCGCCTGGATGGACAAGTACGTGGACAGCGGGTTCGTGGATACGTTCCGCACGCTGCATCCCGATACGCGTGAAGCCTATTCCTGGTGGAGCAACCGCGGCGGTGCCCGTGCCCGCAACGTGGGGTGGCGCCTGGACTACGCCTTCGTTGACCAGACCCTCATGCAGAACGTCGTGAGTTCCGAAATCCATCCGAACGTGATGGGATCGGACCATTGCCCGATCAGTATCGAGCTGGAACCTCCGTTTGCGCCACTGCCGATTAAACCCGCGGATGCGGATTAG